In Nematostella vectensis chromosome 11, jaNemVect1.1, whole genome shotgun sequence, a genomic segment contains:
- the LOC125573740 gene encoding uncharacterized protein LOC125573740, producing MKLRFQEVIQPARIGFSPCFHAKIRIKILKRYYLCSRSSFPIAAILFLLSPDRCYDVKIIYRWSVKEKQTASSENYCIPTKLLGELYRKLRFYCTKHLVDRPLPKIGGPHHLCKCDESMFTYKQKYGRGRVPQVKNSVFGIMTTEYRPCRGIFQVVPRRPRATLTPITQNAIAPGSTVQTDNYPAYRNLERH from the exons ATGAAATTACGTTTCCAAGAAGTAATTCAGCCAGCTCGAATAGgcttttcaccatgttttcacGCTAAAATACGTATAAAGATCTTAAAACGATACTATTTGTGCTCTCGTTCTAGTTTCCCgatagccgccatcttgtttttgcttAGCCCCGACAGGTGCTATGACGTCAAGATTATCTACCGCTGGTCCGTAAAAGAGAAACAAACAGCCTCATCGGAAAACTACTGCATTCCGACAAAGCTCCTAGGGGAATTGTACCGCAAGCTGCGATTCTACTGCACCAAACATTTGGTTGACAGGCCATTGCCTAAGATAGGTGGGCCGCACCACCTCTGCAAATGCGACGAGAGTATGTTCACGTATAAACAGAAG TATGGTAGAGGCAGAGTTCCACAAGTAAAAAACTCTGTGTTTGGCATCATGACTACAGAATATAGACCATGTAGAGGTATTTTCCAAGTAGTCCCCCGCCGCCCAAGAGCAACTCTCACACCCATCACCCAAAATGCGATTGCACCTGGCAGCACAGTACAAACCGATAATTACCCCGCCTATCGGAACCTCGAACGTCACTAG
- the LOC125573796 gene encoding soluble scavenger receptor cysteine-rich domain-containing protein SSC5D-like, which yields MSHSVKPRLTIGGVIRQNRVKVIRPVTTEPIKLLTTPHITTTMLLTPHITTTMLLTTPHITTTKLLTPPHITTTMLLTPHITTTMLLTTPHITTTMLFTPHITTTMLLTPPHITTTMLLTPHITTTMLLTTPHITTTMLFTPHITTTMLLTPPHITTTMLLTPHITTTMLLTTPHITTTMLFTPHITTTMLLTTPHITISRPPCYSQHHISRPPCFSHHISKSPCYSQHHISRPPCYSQHHISRPPCFSHHISKSPCYSQHHISRPPCYSQHHISRPPCYSQHHISRPPCYSRPQCYSQHHISRPPCYYPLIWM from the coding sequence ATGAGCCACTCAGTGAAACCCAGACTTACTATTGGAGGGGTGATACGGCAAAACAGGGTCAAGGTTATCAGACCAGTCACTACCGAGCCCATCAAGCTACTCACAACACCACATATCACGACCACCATGCTACTCACACCCCATATCACGACCACCATGCTACTCACAACACCACATATCACGACCACCAAGCTCCTCACACCACCACACATCACAACCACCATGCTACTCACACCCCATATCACGACCACCATGCTACTCACAACACCACATATCACGACCACCATGCTTTTCACACCACATATCACGACCACCATGCTACTCACACCACCACATATCACGACCACCATGCTACTCACACCCCATATCACGACCACCATGCTACTCACAACACCACATATCACGACCACCATGCTTTTCACACCCCATATCACGACCACCATGCTACTCACACCACCACATATCACGACCACCATGCTACTCACACCCCATATCACGACCACCATGCTACTCACAACACCACATATCACGACCACCATGCTTTTCACACCACATATCACGACCACCATGCTACTCACAACACCACATATCACGATATCACGACCACCATGCTACTCACAACACCACATATCACGACCACCATGCTTTTCACACCACATATCAAAATCACCATGCTACTCACAACACCACATATCACGACCACCATGCTACTCACAACACCACATATCACGACCACCATGCTTTTCACACCACATATCAAAATCACCATGCTACTCACAACACCACATATCACGACCACCATGCTACTCACAACACCACATATCACGACCACCATGCTACTCACAACACCACATATCACGACCACCATGCTACTCGCGACCACAATGCTACTCACAACACCACATATCACGACCACCATGCTACTACCCCCTCATATGGATGTAG